One part of the Bacillus sp. FJAT-27916 genome encodes these proteins:
- a CDS encoding YwpF family protein, producing MKTFKLVSLQLVTEDGEAEEIELVDGLIINKENEASTWLIEALMNTEQYELVKKQLEGKGDSFIISCVITKKDNTPAFFEAFFRNAREMEDYVSVLFSGKLRNRRREMAELLLDDLIDEGLTGAQLKSAFRDSLRSGNR from the coding sequence ATGAAGACCTTTAAGCTTGTTTCACTGCAGCTGGTGACAGAGGACGGGGAAGCAGAGGAGATTGAGCTTGTTGATGGCCTTATTATTAATAAGGAAAATGAGGCAAGCACCTGGCTGATTGAAGCATTAATGAACACTGAGCAATATGAATTGGTCAAAAAACAGCTTGAGGGCAAAGGAGATTCCTTTATTATAAGCTGTGTCATCACGAAGAAGGATAACACCCCTGCTTTCTTTGAGGCCTTCTTCAGAAATGCACGCGAGATGGAGGATTATGTGAGCGTATTGTTCAGCGGAAAGCTGCGCAACCGCAGACGTGAGATGGCTGAACTCCTGCTTGATGATCTAATTGATGAGGGACTGACCGGTGCGCAGTTGAAGAGCGCTTTTCGCGACAGCCTCCGCTCCGGAAACCGATAA
- the fabZ gene encoding 3-hydroxyacyl-ACP dehydratase FabZ, with amino-acid sequence MLDINQIKEIIPHRYPFLLVDRIIEVEEGKRAVGIKNVSANEPFFSGHFPEYPVMPGVLIVEALAQVGAVSVLMKEENKGKTPFFAGIDSCRFKKQVTPGDQLRLEVEMTRVRGSIGKGKGVATVDGEIVCETELIFALG; translated from the coding sequence ATGCTTGATATCAATCAGATCAAAGAAATCATTCCCCACCGTTACCCTTTTCTTTTAGTAGACCGAATCATTGAGGTGGAAGAGGGGAAAAGAGCAGTCGGAATCAAGAATGTGAGCGCCAATGAACCATTCTTCTCCGGGCATTTCCCTGAGTATCCAGTCATGCCGGGCGTCTTGATTGTAGAGGCATTGGCCCAGGTCGGCGCGGTGTCTGTGTTAATGAAGGAAGAGAATAAAGGAAAAACGCCATTCTTCGCAGGCATTGACAGCTGCCGCTTTAAGAAGCAGGTCACACCTGGCGATCAGCTAAGACTGGAAGTCGAGATGACGCGCGTACGGGGCTCCATCGGCAAAGGGAAGGGCGTTGCCACGGTTGACGGGGAAATTGTCTGTGAAACGGAACTGATTTTTGCCCTTGGGTAA